In Dama dama isolate Ldn47 chromosome X, ASM3311817v1, whole genome shotgun sequence, one genomic interval encodes:
- the LOC133052224 gene encoding X antigen family member 5-like has protein sequence MNGQGASTLGPVDPDCSRLDERVVDPQPSVEQPQEEEPPAEIQDITPEKEEVTGKDPVNPDEEKEKDASEDSVLETDLRELAVAKTGGQGGDGPDVKEEIASNREPVEMPEAGEGQPFP, from the exons atgaatGGGCAAGGGGCATCAACACTGGGACCTGTAGATCCAGATTGCTCCCGGCTGGATGAACGTGTGGTT GACCCGCAGCCCAGTGTTGAGCAACCTCAAGAAGAGGAACCACCAGCTGAGATTCAGGATATCACACCTGAAAAGGAGGAAGTAACTGGAAAGGATCCAGTGAATCCTgatgaagagaaggagaaggatgcCTCTGAAG attctgtCCTGGAAACTGATCTCCGGGAATTGGCTGTGGCAAAGACTGGGGGTCAGGGTGGAGATGGTCCTGATGTCAAGGAGGAGATTGCATCAAATAGAGAGCCTGTTGAAATGCCAGAAGCAG GTGAAGGGCAACCATTTCCTTGA